TATCATTACTACTATCACATATTCGATATTTAGTAGTAAATATCTAATATATCCATACgtaaatatatgtaattttctttttggaaaaaaaagtttgaaatatattcaaattttgattgaatttattataaaattttcaaactttgagAAGGACCTGTTAACCCTTGcatttatttaatatgtatactattttttaaatgaacAACTAAATGGAGacagaaaaaataaatctatcTAAAATTTAAGATTGTTATAATAATTTCGATCACAATTcaaacatatttcaaaattttcttcttttaattctAGTGGGAAAGATGCCAAAAAGCCTTAATTAACCATGTGGTAGGAACATGTCTTCCGggtcataaaataattaagattagttaattaaatagtCTAAGATTATGTTAGTGCATATAAGACAAgggtaaaaaaatatgaacCTTTTAGTCTATAGAGAGTGACATGGGAAGATTCGAAGTACACAACAACATTGAATTTGAATATCACAAATTGCTCATGTGAGGACAACAAAAacgattaattaattaaattaattctaaCCCtactatatatttttctaaatctCTTAACAGATAACCTCTAATACTTggttatttattgttttttttccaTAATATTTCAGTaacactatgtttggatcattgttatctaTTGTATCGTTATTAAAtctacaatgtttgttttgattattacttaaaatgtattttattgtattgttaaattccgttgttacgtaacaatgagAAGCcttattttatggaacaaccaattatatctttacataatatttcaaaatactattttaccttttaccttaaatatttaaatcaatCAAACCTCCTATTCTAgaataattaagaatattttagtaaatttataaattattatacattacgatacaatcaaatcaaacaaCTAAAATGGTatcaaacaacaacaaacaatatagtctagccaaacattgtataattcaacaataaaactagatctaaataaaatgataaaatatatatttttttaaaaaataataattattctgtatgatatattttgacttgacacaaaatgataaatactctttttttaatatttattttatataatatagtttgatttaacgcaaattttttgtttgatacttatatgtaaaataaatgataagtaCATGTTTGTTTGACTGTGAATCAATTATTTTGTTAAGGacaaaataaatactttaaaatgaaattataactaaatagaaaaatatctcaattcttttttaaaactaacaaaaagGGAAGTGTTTCACattcttaatttaaaaagaacgatttaatttaacttgatttaaaatttaataaaacaaaaagaaatactaTAGTAatcttaaattataattataaaatgtaACTTgattaaaagattatttttctaAACGAAGACGTATAAATTAGGACGAAAAAAAGTAACTAAAAAcgatattaatatttaaaacggGAGGGGTGCTAATTCAAACTGTAATAATTGGGACCAGCAATACAGTTCGTTCGTTCGTTCATCACAACAACAAGTAGAGCTTTACTCAATAatcacaaaattttcatttctctcTGATTCATTTTTATTGTGAATCTACTCAATTTTCTCTTTCGGCGGAGAATTTGATTTTAAGCCACTAATTTTATTGAGTCGCGTTTGTTACCATATTATTTGAAGCTGAATTTTAACAACACTAATAAATGTCAGTTGCTTGCGGAGTCGAGTGTGTATTGGTAGTTGGTTGTATCCGTTGGGCATGGAAACGCTGCACTTACATCGGGAATAACGACAGTGCTACGTGGCCGGAAGCTACCTGTGAAGAATTCGAGCCAGTTCCCCGTCTCTGCCGGACAATTTTAGCTGTATATGAACCAAATCTCCATAAACCCAAATTCCCACCGCCGGGTGGGTATCGGTTAAACCCGGATTGGGTTGTAAAACGGGTTACCTATGAACAAACCTCCGGCCGGGCACCGCCGTATTTGATCTACTGTGATCATGAGCATAAGGAGATTGTGCTTGCTATTAGGGGTTTGAATTTACTGAGTGAAAGTGATTACAAAGTACTGTTGGATAATAGATTGGGGAAACAGATGTTTGATGGAGGATATGTACATCATGGGTTGTTGAAATCTGCTATTTGGGTTTTAAATAATGAGTCTGAAACTTTGAGTAAGCTTTGGATTGACAATGGAAGGAGCTACAAAATGATATTTGCTGGTAAAATTTCAACTTCgcacaaatttattatttgtgatttcaattttgtaatgatctataagtttatattttgccattaaaaaaaagacccatgatttttttattttgcaaaaaaaaaaaaaaagaagctcaTCTCATCAAGAGGTTTGACTTCAAAGTTCTAAACTTAGgcattatatttttgttttttgaaccGAAAATCGTAGATCCGCCACTAATCAATGAATATCTAGTTACTTCTATTATAGATATGTTAGACCAGTGAATCTTTGTAATATTATGGGTATTTGAAAGTTTGTAAATAGCATGTGACCAACCGAAGGAATATGGAGATGTGTGATTTATTAGTTCGGTGCTTTAGGATATTTCGATCCCTTAATTTGGGAACTATGATTTGCTTATTTGGTAAGATTGTATAAGGGTTGGAGaagttttgatagttttcatacattatggggttttcatattaataagaaaataatacaaCTTCAGTTGGAGAAGTTTTGCATATCCAAACgaaatttcaacttcaaatcagCATGATTTCAAATCAATTACATTTGAAATTGATGTCCAAAACAGGCCCTTAGATTAAGTTCTTGTAAATTTACACTATTTCCAATCCCAATACAATTGGATTTTTGGATTTGAGTTGCATTTTAACCAGCCGAAACTTGTTTTAACTCAAGTAATTGGGTGGATTACtaagaaatggttgattttgctGCCACTATTTCGCAGGGCATTCTTTGGGTTCTGGTGTGGCGTCGTTGCTAACAATAATTGTTGTGAATCATAAAGATAGGTTAGGCGGGATTCCAAGGAATCTTGTTAGGTGTTATGCAGTTGCACCAGCAAGATGTATGTCACTCAACTTGGCTGTTAAGTATGCTGATGTAATACACTCAGTCATATTGCAGGTGAGTGTCAAAGCTAATTCGAAATTAAATCAATGGGTGCAAATGGAACATGAACTttgtattttaaagaaaaaagttaGATTATATTTGTAATTTGAATAGAAAGACGCTATCTTTGTATGTGGCATACACACATGGTAAGAATGCTTATGCGAAGCCAAAAtcagttttttgttttttcattgaATGGCCTTCATAGCCTTAAGGTGATCTATCCAAAGAGCGTATCCCATAATAGATTCTGCTAAAGTTGCACTTAATGAAGATGTTCTAATGCATGCTCCTTTTGTAGCTTTTACTGTGATAGAGAGATGGACTAGGTTTGTAGCTTTTACTGTGATAGAGAGATGGACTAGGAGGGTGATAGAATAAGATAATGTACTGAGTTGAGGATAAGGAGGCAGCAAATGCTACCTAAAGAACGAATATTAATGGTTAGTGTATCTTTCCTTTGATTTACAACAAATTGAATCTTGACCATCCGTGTCGTATGTTAGCATTTGAGGAGCAAACTGTAAACAAAGTATATTCATACGATCATATCAGGGATGAGATGATTGAAACACCCTTTGGTTGACTGTAGTGGAACTAACTGGAATTTTcacctttcaaagagacaaaaATAAAGAGTAGCAAGGAAAAAGTAACATTGGAGATTGTGAGTGGTCAGAACGTGTATGCTATGCACTGAGTTAGATGGCTTCTTTCCTTGGCGAGGTTTTACTgacctacttttttttttttttgatgataaATAAACAGACAGAAGAGCAGTTCTGGTGAATTTACAATGCAATGACTTGGGTGGTTGTTGCATTTCCTTAGCTATATTtcctctttcttttcctttcttatTCCTCTTTTTTTACTGGGAGTTCACTAGCTTTTGCGCTACCTCCATGAACTGCTGATGGTAGTAGTAGTTGATTAGAGGATCTTATGCAGCGAAACAACTCTTCTATTGTGTTTTGTTTTCTCTGGCTGACTCCTGATCCACTGTATGctatttaaaaaagaacaatCAGGCTTATATTCTATCCTCTCTATAATTCTTACTGACGAAGTGCTACGTTAGAGCAGTTCTTCGCCGTAGTCCCTTTGAACCACACCCTAGATGAAAAAAGTGTATTCTGTGAAATTCCTACCAGCAGGCTTCTGTTTAGTCAAATTAAATTGTTTACATGTTGTCCTTTGTCTCATTGTTTATCTCGTTAACATTTGGCTTCACTGCTAAAGCTAACGCCTGCTCCTCATCCTTCTCCTTTAGGATAGGATCCACCTTGGTCATTTTTGTGTATCACTCTCAGAGGATTGATTGTCGCTTTCTTCATACAAAATATCTTGAAGGACCGAAAAGATCTTTAGTGACGAAATCATCACATCATATTCAGAATATAGGTTAATTCCAACTGAGCTGATAGCTTAGTTGCTAATGATAATTTATCACATTATGTGCAGAATATAGGTTAATTACGGATGAGCTAATGTCTTACTCATTCTCGCAGCTACTGATTAGTTAAAACCGTTGGGCAGTGCAATTGTTGGGATATCTTGTTTCTTTGgtgtttcttttttcaatttatgagAAATTAGTTGAGATATCTCAGTAAAATATTTGTCCACATAAGTGGGAATCTTTTCCACTATTATTCTGTGATCATATTTGCAAACTTTAGAAGTTTCTTGTTTGCAGCTATTTATCTTGCTTGAATTCTTAAGACTAAAATTTTGGCCTTGAAACCATAAAAGGACCCGGATACTGAATATAATTATATGTGTGTTTTGCTTTCTCTTCAGTTACCAATGTGAATTAACAATGGTACAATGATTTTTTCTTCTGCAGGATGATTTCCTGCCAAGAACAGCCACACCACTTGAAGATATATTTAAATCCATCTTCTGGTTAGTACAATCCTTATACACTCTGTGTGTGCATAACAATGCCCTTGAGTTCTCTATGTTCTGCCTTTGAGTGATTGCTATAATTATCTCTTATATCAGGCATTAATGCTTTCAACAGTTTACCCTGCCTGATATTTTTGATATGCTTGAGAGATACCTTCATCCCTGAGGGCAGAAAACTCCGAGATCCAAGAAGACTTTATGCACCTGGCCGAATGTATCACATTGTAGAAAGAAGATTTTGCAGGTAAACCACATTCAAATGAGTGATACTAGTATGGCTTGTACTGTCAAATAGTCAAAGTAATGCAAACTaatgattatatataataaaaagaatcttTGTCGGATAGTTTCACAGAACCGCGTAACTTTGCTTGTAGTCATTGTGTGCTTTAACTTTGTCTTCTTTATAAATTATAGGTTCCCTCAGTTACCTGAtgatgtttctttctttttaaatatcCTGTTATCTTGATTCCGTATTTAAGTTTCATAGCGTGGGTCACAAGTCTATTGAATTGGTGTTGGGGTGGGGTCTGATCCTTGCCACTATCGACTAGTATGAGTCATTTCAAACATCTGGTGGCTATGATCTCCAAAATGGAATTTCTTCTGGAAGCGGTTTTAGTGTGTTCTATTTATGTAACTTCTTATACTCGATCATGAGTTGGTCATGTGCTCTTAAGCGGTGTTCACTCAACTATCAACTCGCCATTATTCTT
This DNA window, taken from Solanum lycopersicum chromosome 5, SLM_r2.1, encodes the following:
- the LOC101260437 gene encoding uncharacterized protein, with the protein product MSVACGVECVLVVGCIRWAWKRCTYIGNNDSATWPEATCEEFEPVPRLCRTILAVYEPNLHKPKFPPPGGYRLNPDWVVKRVTYEQTSGRAPPYLIYCDHEHKEIVLAIRGLNLLSESDYKVLLDNRLGKQMFDGGYVHHGLLKSAIWVLNNESETLSKLWIDNGRSYKMIFAGHSLGSGVASLLTIIVVNHKDRLGGIPRNLVRCYAVAPARCMSLNLAVKYADVIHSVILQDDFLPRTATPLEDIFKSIFCLPCLIFLICLRDTFIPEGRKLRDPRRLYAPGRMYHIVERRFCRCGRYPPDVRTAIPVDGRFEHIVLSCNSLSDHGIIWIEKESEKAFARLKEASAETTTSPPKVQKFERLKTLEKEHKDAIERAVSLNIPHAVGVGEEESSTQKEEEEPIEDITFEASQKHDEDASTSKAQGSDARTSLHEVVETLLNRDESGKLQLKRESTGPE